The Nostoc sp. 'Lobaria pulmonaria (5183) cyanobiont' DNA window TATCAGCCGCATGAGCCGCTATTTTATAGGCAATTAACCCATTCCTGACATCTTCGGCATTTGGTAGACCCAAATGTTCTTTTGGTGTTACATAGCACAACATTGCAGTCCCATACCATCCAGCCATCGCTGCTCCAATCGCTGAAGTGATGTGGTCATAACCGGGAGCAATGTCTGTTACCAATGGCCCCAACACATAGAAAGGTGCTTCCGAACACTCTTCCATCTGCTTACGGACGTTGAACTCAATTTGATCCATTGGCACGTGTCCAGGCCCTTCCACCATCACCTGAACATCATCTTCCCAGGCTTTGCGAGTTAGCTGTCCGAGAGTTTTCAATTCAGCTAATTGTGCTTCATCTGAGGCATCATGGGTACAGCCGGGACGCAGGGAATCTCCTAAACTGAAGGAGACATCGTACTTTTTGAAAATCTCAATAATATCTTGGAAGTGGGTATAAAGCGGGTTTTGTTTGTGGTGATGCAGCATCCACCGCGCCAAAATACCGCCGCCGCGAGAGACAATACCAGTGAGCCGGTTTCTCACCAAAGGCAAATGCTCAATCAAAATCCCAGCGTGGATAGTTTGATAATCTACTCCTTGCTGGGCGTGCTTTTCGATGATGTGGAGAAAATCATCAGCAGTCAGATTTTCGATTGTGCCGTGGACACTTTCTAAAGCTTGGTAAACCGGCACTGTACCAATGGGAACAGGTGAAGCCTTGATGATGGCGGTACGAATTTCATCCAAATTACCGCCACCTGTGGACAAATCCATCACGGTATCAGCGCCGTACTTCACGGACAGATTCAGCTTATCAACTTCTTCCTGAAGATTAGAAGAGTTGGGAGAAGCACCGATATTAGCATTTACCTTACATCTAGAGGCGATGCCAATAGCCATC harbors:
- the thiC gene encoding phosphomethylpyrimidine synthase, which codes for MRTEWVAKRRGQSNVSQMHYARQGVITEEMHYVAKRENLPADLIREEVARGRMIIPANINHTNLEPMAIGIASRCKVNANIGASPNSSNLQEEVDKLNLSVKYGADTVMDLSTGGGNLDEIRTAIIKASPVPIGTVPVYQALESVHGTIENLTADDFLHIIEKHAQQGVDYQTIHAGILIEHLPLVRNRLTGIVSRGGGILARWMLHHHKQNPLYTHFQDIIEIFKKYDVSFSLGDSLRPGCTHDASDEAQLAELKTLGQLTRKAWEDDVQVMVEGPGHVPMDQIEFNVRKQMEECSEAPFYVLGPLVTDIAPGYDHITSAIGAAMAGWYGTAMLCYVTPKEHLGLPNAEDVRNGLIAYKIAAHAADIARHRPGARDRDDELSKARYNFDWNRQFELSLDPERAKEYHDETLPADIYKTAEFCSMCGPKFCPMQTKVDADALTELEKFLAKEPVTQS